One Thermincola ferriacetica DNA window includes the following coding sequences:
- a CDS encoding formate dehydrogenase subunit gamma, whose translation MKILHDENKVLRQCLANRIIHWSVAVSTFILLFTGFGQMPLYKRYKIADIPGLGWSADFSITLYWHYIAAVILIFAVTYHIFKAIFMKEFSIFPRRGDFKQSALIIGAMCGLCEEPPSDKYLAEQRLAYAFIGGNLLLVIFTGMIKVLKNLPSVDFSETFLAVVTNLHNLAAVLILFGIVAHLFAFVFKQNRALLPAMFSGKVDIDYCRHRHSIWYSQLERKCRKETV comes from the coding sequence GTGAAGATTTTACATGACGAAAATAAAGTACTGCGCCAATGTCTGGCCAATCGCATTATTCATTGGTCAGTAGCCGTTTCAACCTTTATTTTACTCTTTACCGGCTTTGGCCAGATGCCTCTTTATAAGAGGTATAAGATTGCTGATATACCCGGGCTGGGTTGGTCGGCCGATTTCAGCATCACCCTGTACTGGCACTACATTGCAGCCGTAATTTTGATTTTTGCCGTTACTTATCATATTTTCAAGGCCATTTTCATGAAGGAGTTTTCCATTTTTCCCCGCCGGGGTGACTTTAAGCAATCGGCTTTAATCATCGGAGCAATGTGTGGTCTCTGCGAAGAACCTCCGTCAGACAAGTATCTGGCTGAACAACGCCTGGCTTATGCCTTTATTGGTGGCAACCTGCTGCTGGTTATCTTCACGGGAATGATCAAAGTCCTGAAAAACCTGCCCAGCGTTGATTTCTCAGAAACCTTCCTGGCAGTCGTAACCAATCTGCATAACCTGGCAGCGGTATTAATCCTATTTGGTATCGTTGCCCACCTGTTTGCCTTTGTATTCAAACAAAACCGCGCTTTGTTGCCGGCCATGTTCTCTGGTAAAGTGGATATCGATTATTGCCGGCACCGGCACAGTATCTGGTATAGTCAATTAGAACGCAAATGCCGCAAAGAAACGGTTTAA
- a CDS encoding HDOD domain-containing protein translates to MSPTLEDIIKKSEELPALPKVVHKALALIDDPDSTLESISSLISRDPVLTFRVLKLANSAYYGYSRKIATIQEAVLILGLAAVKNLLLTVSVYKIMNKKVAGYILEKGELWKHSMVSALIARQLAQRFSCCDPEKAFMAALTHDIGKIVMNHYIAPQLKEVIAVSERERIPFQKAEEMILGFNHAQVGGGIARQWNLPEELVEAIQFHHEPLSAQINPKLTAITHVADVTCMSMGVGLGGDGLLYPIEEQALQLLQLAPADIENLIAEVVDSIQENEEMLMVN, encoded by the coding sequence GTGTCGCCCACATTAGAAGATATAATAAAAAAATCGGAGGAATTGCCTGCCCTTCCAAAGGTAGTGCATAAGGCTCTGGCTCTGATTGATGATCCCGATTCCACGCTGGAGAGTATCAGCAGCCTTATTAGCAGGGACCCTGTCCTGACATTCAGGGTGTTGAAGTTGGCCAATTCGGCCTATTACGGCTATTCAAGGAAGATTGCCACTATTCAGGAAGCGGTGCTTATCTTGGGCTTGGCAGCAGTCAAAAACCTACTTCTGACCGTATCGGTTTATAAAATAATGAACAAAAAAGTTGCCGGGTACATCCTGGAAAAAGGTGAATTATGGAAACATTCCATGGTCAGCGCCTTAATAGCCAGACAACTGGCCCAAAGGTTTTCCTGTTGTGATCCGGAAAAAGCCTTTATGGCAGCCCTGACGCATGATATTGGGAAAATTGTCATGAATCACTATATTGCCCCTCAATTGAAAGAGGTAATTGCTGTTTCGGAGCGGGAACGGATTCCCTTTCAAAAGGCGGAAGAAATGATACTTGGTTTTAATCACGCTCAGGTTGGAGGAGGTATAGCCAGGCAGTGGAATCTGCCGGAAGAGTTGGTGGAGGCCATACAATTTCACCATGAACCGTTGTCGGCGCAAATTAATCCCAAGCTGACCGCTATTACCCATGTGGCTGATGTAACCTGCATGTCCATGGGAGTCGGCCTGGGCGGCGACGGCCTGCTCTACCCGATAGAAGAACAGGCCCTGCAACTACTGCAATTGGCGCCGGCTGATATTGAAAACCTGATCGCGGAAGTTGTTGATTCAATTCAGGAAAATGAAGAAATGCTGATGGTAAATTGA
- a CDS encoding DUF2953 domain-containing protein: MAWLMGLGILSVILLAVLSRIKFHIEYHRNQQDDRFLVNIALVRGLLNFKTEFTSLDLKKRFWRMNLELQSEVEAEMGKASAGLDQKTEAPITYQNVRLGYNILRALMELVGKYKDVFLRIVRLIRVLELNWKTQIGMGDAAATGVITGVVWGIKGVVVQTIYRYAGSVQATADIKVWPDFSKKSIKTDLRCIFDIRIGHIIIAGFKLLIIGLRRGFNHGGTPH, translated from the coding sequence ATGGCCTGGTTGATGGGTTTGGGCATATTGTCAGTGATTTTACTGGCTGTTTTGTCCAGAATAAAATTTCACATTGAATATCACCGTAATCAACAGGATGACCGTTTTCTTGTTAATATAGCTTTGGTCCGTGGCCTTTTGAATTTTAAAACAGAATTCACCAGTTTAGATCTGAAAAAAAGGTTTTGGCGGATGAATCTGGAATTACAGTCAGAAGTAGAGGCGGAGATGGGCAAAGCGAGTGCCGGATTGGACCAGAAAACGGAAGCGCCTATAACTTATCAAAACGTCAGGCTGGGCTATAACATTTTGCGGGCTCTTATGGAACTGGTCGGCAAATATAAAGACGTTTTTCTGAGGATTGTTCGTTTAATCAGGGTCCTGGAACTGAACTGGAAAACCCAAATAGGTATGGGTGATGCTGCTGCTACCGGAGTGATTACCGGTGTGGTCTGGGGGATTAAAGGGGTAGTGGTGCAGACAATATATCGTTACGCCGGTTCTGTACAGGCTACTGCAGATATAAAAGTATGGCCAGATTTTTCTAAGAAATCTATAAAGACTGATTTGCGCTGCATATTTGATATTAGAATAGGTCATATTATTATTGCCGGATTTAAATTGTTGATTATAGGACTGCGAAGGGGGTTTAATCATGGCGGAACACCCCATTGA
- a CDS encoding spore maturation protein, which produces MGFQAISTISKWAIPMLLLVIPFIAQARGVKVFETFVEGAEKGFETAIKTIPYLVAMMVAIGVFRASGAMDLFIEFVKPATDLIGVPPEVLPLGLMRPLSGGGALGITAELIKTYGPDSFIGRLASTLQGSTDTTFFVLTLYFGSVGVRKYRYSVMAGLAADITGFLASVYICYKVFG; this is translated from the coding sequence TTGGGTTTCCAGGCAATTTCCACCATATCCAAATGGGCTATTCCTATGCTGTTGCTGGTTATTCCGTTTATTGCCCAGGCCAGGGGCGTCAAGGTATTTGAAACCTTTGTCGAGGGTGCGGAAAAAGGCTTTGAGACGGCTATAAAAACTATTCCTTATTTGGTAGCCATGATGGTGGCCATAGGGGTGTTCCGGGCTTCCGGCGCCATGGATTTGTTTATTGAATTTGTAAAACCGGCCACCGATTTAATCGGTGTCCCGCCGGAAGTCCTGCCATTGGGGTTGATGCGGCCCTTATCCGGCGGGGGAGCGCTGGGGATTACGGCGGAACTTATCAAAACTTACGGCCCGGACAGTTTTATCGGACGTCTGGCTTCAACCCTGCAGGGTAGCACCGATACCACATTTTTTGTACTAACTCTTTATTTCGGATCAGTGGGTGTCAGGAAATACAGGTATTCGGTTATGGCCGGTCTGGCTGCCGACATTACAGGATTTCTGGCCTCAGTTTATATTTGTTACAAAGTGTTTGGCTAA
- a CDS encoding general stress protein has protein sequence MRRTIVGLFKSLEQAENALKEIEGAGYANSDISIVAQNTADEYRAAYTEEVYGSPASGMPHDVDSFLVQAPAKEVPFVGPVSAAGPFAEPLINDNRRISEVLTYYGVSPEKARELESKVAGGHVLTVIQTDNSKASNVANILSGYGAFSVEKWSKTIDKPLYPWNGD, from the coding sequence ATGCGGCGGACTATAGTTGGCTTGTTTAAATCTTTAGAGCAGGCAGAAAATGCCCTCAAGGAAATCGAGGGCGCGGGATATGCCAATTCCGATATATCAATTGTAGCCCAAAACACTGCCGATGAATACAGGGCAGCTTACACTGAAGAGGTCTATGGCAGTCCGGCTTCCGGTATGCCGCATGATGTTGATTCCTTTTTAGTCCAGGCCCCCGCAAAAGAGGTGCCCTTCGTCGGTCCTGTATCAGCAGCAGGCCCTTTTGCTGAGCCCCTGATCAACGATAACAGACGGATCAGCGAAGTCCTTACCTACTACGGAGTCTCTCCGGAGAAGGCCCGGGAACTGGAAAGCAAGGTTGCGGGAGGTCATGTGTTGACCGTTATTCAGACCGATAACTCTAAAGCCAGTAATGTGGCTAATATTCTTTCCGGATATGGCGCTTTTTCCGTGGAAAAATGGAGTAAAACCATCGACAAACCACTATACCCCTGGAACGGTGACTAA
- a CDS encoding FAD-dependent oxidoreductase yields the protein MKVVVIGGGWAGCSAAYFAKKAGAEVALIERTDLLLGTGLVGGIMRNNGRLAAAEEARVLAGDDFSRIIDSVTRHRDVDFPGHRHADLYDVTRIERAVKNALEQSGVQIYLKTLISSVLVQGTRIFSVSDQGGNEFPGDVFIDTTGTAGPMKNCIKYGTGCAMCILRCPTFGPRISVTAKAGIKEIQAGDGLSQFEAISGSCKLAKESLDKTIVQELNKKGVVIIPLPEQYHKHDILRKKACQQYALEEYATNLILLDTGHAKLMTPFFPLESLRSIDGFHEAKYADPYSGGQGNSVRFMAMAPCKPSLQVEGLENLFCAGEKIGPVVGHTEAIITGMLAGHNAVRKAKNMPLIVLPGELVIGDFIAFVLEHMKNAGGLKYKFTFSGSVYFERMQKLGFYPVDREKIRRKIEDLGLTNIFSKFL from the coding sequence ATGAAGGTTGTGGTTATCGGTGGCGGTTGGGCTGGATGCTCTGCCGCCTATTTTGCCAAAAAAGCCGGAGCGGAAGTGGCTTTAATTGAAAGAACCGATCTGTTGCTAGGTACTGGTCTGGTCGGGGGAATAATGCGCAATAACGGGCGACTGGCGGCGGCGGAAGAAGCAAGAGTATTGGCCGGTGATGATTTTTCCAGAATAATCGACAGTGTAACCAGGCATAGGGATGTTGATTTTCCGGGACACCGGCATGCCGATTTATATGACGTAACCAGGATTGAACGGGCGGTAAAAAATGCTCTGGAACAGTCTGGAGTACAGATTTATTTAAAGACATTGATTAGCTCCGTCCTTGTGCAGGGTACGAGGATTTTTTCGGTAAGCGACCAGGGGGGTAATGAGTTTCCGGGAGATGTTTTTATCGATACGACGGGCACGGCCGGACCCATGAAAAACTGTATTAAATATGGTACGGGCTGCGCCATGTGTATATTACGTTGTCCTACCTTTGGCCCCAGGATCAGTGTTACAGCGAAAGCGGGAATTAAGGAAATACAGGCAGGCGACGGGCTCTCCCAGTTTGAGGCCATTAGCGGTTCGTGCAAACTGGCCAAAGAATCGCTGGATAAGACTATTGTACAGGAATTAAACAAAAAGGGAGTCGTAATCATTCCTTTGCCCGAACAATACCATAAACACGATATTTTGCGGAAAAAAGCCTGCCAGCAGTATGCGCTGGAGGAATATGCCACCAACCTGATTTTATTGGACACGGGCCATGCAAAACTGATGACCCCCTTTTTCCCGCTGGAGAGCCTGCGTTCTATAGACGGGTTCCATGAAGCCAAATATGCAGACCCCTATAGCGGTGGGCAGGGAAATTCGGTACGGTTTATGGCCATGGCCCCCTGTAAACCTTCCCTACAGGTAGAGGGCCTGGAAAACCTCTTCTGCGCCGGGGAAAAGATTGGACCTGTCGTGGGGCACACGGAAGCCATTATTACGGGTATGTTGGCCGGCCATAATGCTGTAAGAAAGGCTAAAAACATGCCGTTAATAGTTTTGCCTGGAGAATTGGTTATAGGTGATTTTATTGCCTTTGTGCTCGAACATATGAAAAACGCCGGGGGTCTGAAATATAAGTTCACTTTTTCAGGTTCTGTATATTTTGAACGAATGCAAAAGCTCGGTTTCTATCCCGTTGATCGGGAGAAAATCAGGCGGAAAATAGAGGATTTGGGCCTGACCAATATTTTTAGCAAATTCTTGTAG
- a CDS encoding pseudouridine synthase — protein sequence MERQRLQKFMAHAGVASRRKCEELIAAGKVKVNGKVVTEMGYTVDPSVDRVEVAGLGIIVHEKKEYILLYKPAGVLSSASDDRGRKTVVDLIKNAQTRLYPVGRLDYDTEGLILLTNDGRLTNLLIHPRYKVDKTYRAVVQGIPGEDKLAALRNGIMLEDGPTYPARVKMLKQINGNGLVEITIHEGRNRQVRRMFDAIGHPVLKLKRTRFGFLELGNLQPGQYRALSSAEVAKLYDLVTVPGV from the coding sequence ATGGAACGCCAAAGGTTACAGAAGTTTATGGCCCATGCGGGAGTAGCTTCCCGCCGGAAATGCGAGGAATTGATAGCAGCCGGCAAGGTGAAGGTAAATGGAAAAGTAGTAACGGAAATGGGCTATACGGTAGATCCTTCCGTAGACAGGGTGGAAGTTGCCGGCCTGGGTATAATTGTTCATGAGAAAAAGGAGTATATTTTACTGTATAAACCTGCCGGTGTATTAAGCTCAGCAAGCGATGACCGGGGTAGAAAAACGGTTGTGGATTTAATAAAGAACGCCCAAACGCGGTTATACCCTGTTGGGCGCCTGGATTATGATACCGAAGGTCTCATTTTACTGACCAACGATGGCAGGCTGACTAACCTTTTAATCCATCCCAGGTATAAAGTTGATAAGACTTATCGGGCAGTTGTACAAGGGATACCCGGAGAGGACAAGCTTGCGGCCCTGAGGAATGGAATAATGCTGGAAGACGGTCCCACCTACCCGGCCCGGGTAAAAATGTTGAAACAAATAAACGGCAACGGCCTTGTGGAAATCACCATCCACGAAGGCCGCAACCGCCAGGTACGCAGGATGTTTGACGCCATTGGCCACCCTGTTCTGAAATTGAAGCGAACAAGGTTTGGTTTCCTGGAACTGGGAAACCTCCAACCGGGACAGTACAGAGCGTTGTCGTCGGCGGAGGTGGCCAAGCTGTATGATTTAGTCACCGTTCCAGGGGTATAG
- a CDS encoding nucleoside recognition domain-containing protein codes for MVNIIWLFMIVTGILVAAWNGKVETVTSAALESARSAVNVSLGLIAIMTFWLGIMRLAEKAGLIRILARVVKPLTSFLFPSVPKNHPAIGAIIMNLSANILGLGNAATPMGLIAMQELQKLNTRHPDTASDAMCTFLALNTSCITLIPATVVGIRMQAGSANPTEIVGTTLFATGCGTIVAVIADRFFRSLYYRYRR; via the coding sequence ATGGTCAATATAATCTGGCTATTCATGATTGTAACAGGAATACTGGTAGCTGCCTGGAACGGAAAAGTGGAAACAGTAACATCGGCTGCGCTGGAATCAGCCAGGTCCGCAGTGAATGTTTCCCTGGGGCTGATTGCCATTATGACCTTTTGGCTGGGCATCATGAGGTTGGCGGAAAAAGCCGGGTTAATTCGCATATTGGCAAGAGTGGTCAAACCGTTGACCTCTTTTTTGTTTCCTAGTGTGCCGAAAAACCACCCAGCTATCGGCGCCATTATCATGAACCTGAGCGCCAATATTTTAGGTTTAGGCAACGCGGCTACACCGATGGGCTTAATAGCCATGCAAGAACTGCAGAAACTTAACACCCGGCATCCGGATACGGCTTCTGATGCCATGTGCACTTTTCTGGCCTTAAATACGTCCTGTATCACCCTGATTCCGGCTACGGTAGTCGGCATCAGGATGCAGGCAGGTTCAGCAAATCCTACTGAAATAGTCGGTACCACATTATTTGCCACTGGCTGCGGGACGATCGTTGCAGTTATTGCTGATCGGTTCTTCCGGAGCTTGTATTACCGGTACAGGAGGTAG
- a CDS encoding phosphosulfolactate synthase → MDGPEKKKAWSEVVDFPIPGRTNKPRIKGLTMVIDKGLGLVSTEELLNVAGDYIDYLKLGFGTSALYDEDVLVKKISLVRSCGADIYPGGTFFEVAWLQNKVKDYLKYAWHLGFSAIEISDGTVDMGYEVKRNFIVMAKDMGFKVITEVGKKDLRDMPDLNKFIRQVKKELDSEADLVIIEGRESGKGIGLYDARGNIRKDDFAELLLNTYKMEKIMWEAPLKKQQQEFITLFGPNVNLGNVAINEILALEALRVGMRGDTLKNTLSAGEFLQCVLI, encoded by the coding sequence TTGGATGGGCCTGAAAAAAAGAAAGCGTGGAGTGAAGTAGTTGATTTTCCTATACCTGGCCGTACAAACAAGCCCCGTATAAAAGGTCTGACCATGGTTATCGACAAAGGATTGGGACTGGTTTCTACCGAGGAGTTATTAAATGTTGCCGGGGATTATATTGATTACTTGAAATTGGGTTTTGGCACGTCCGCTTTGTACGATGAGGATGTCCTGGTGAAAAAGATATCTCTTGTCCGATCCTGCGGAGCTGATATTTACCCTGGCGGGACCTTTTTTGAAGTAGCCTGGCTGCAGAACAAAGTGAAAGATTACCTGAAATATGCCTGGCATCTTGGTTTTTCCGCCATAGAAATCAGCGACGGTACAGTGGATATGGGATACGAAGTCAAGCGGAATTTTATCGTTATGGCTAAAGACATGGGATTTAAAGTTATCACCGAGGTGGGTAAAAAAGATCTCCGCGACATGCCAGACTTGAATAAATTTATTCGCCAGGTTAAAAAAGAGTTGGATTCAGAAGCTGATTTGGTCATAATCGAAGGCCGGGAATCGGGCAAAGGTATCGGCTTGTACGATGCCAGGGGGAATATCAGAAAAGATGATTTTGCAGAACTTCTATTAAACACCTACAAAATGGAAAAAATAATGTGGGAAGCGCCTTTAAAGAAACAGCAGCAGGAGTTTATCACGTTGTTCGGGCCGAATGTAAACCTAGGCAATGTGGCCATTAATGAAATTCTGGCGCTGGAGGCTTTAAGGGTAGGTATGAGAGGAGATACTCTAAAAAACACATTATCTGCCGGGGAGTTTTTGCAGTGCGTGTTGATTTGA
- a CDS encoding 2-phosphosulfolactate phosphatase, with amino-acid sequence MRVDLIPHHGLIDSEDLKGKTAVVIDILRATSTIISALENGAAYVIPVETPTDAEQLAFTDRSIILAGEKEGIKIKGFRLGNSPLEFTPAKVKNKVIAHCTTNGTKTILKCSGADYVLIGSLLNRSACLDYAGRLKKDIVLVCAGRKNGPAEEDSLCAGAFAEYLRQNYFGYSFSKISMDAYYLYKINAINLHDRVYKSPSGQNLIGMGLKVDIDFCLRKDVYSVVALYKNGVIKKIKNNEMY; translated from the coding sequence GTGCGTGTTGATTTGATCCCTCACCATGGACTGATTGACAGCGAGGACCTGAAGGGAAAAACGGCGGTAGTCATAGATATTCTGAGAGCTACCAGTACAATTATATCTGCGCTGGAGAACGGGGCTGCTTATGTTATACCGGTAGAAACACCTACCGATGCGGAGCAGTTGGCTTTCACAGACAGGAGCATAATTCTTGCGGGTGAAAAAGAGGGCATTAAAATTAAGGGCTTTCGACTGGGTAACTCCCCCCTTGAGTTTACGCCGGCCAAAGTTAAAAACAAAGTAATTGCTCATTGTACCACTAACGGTACCAAAACTATCTTAAAATGTTCCGGAGCCGATTATGTATTGATCGGCTCCCTGCTTAATAGGAGCGCTTGTCTTGATTATGCAGGCCGATTAAAGAAGGACATTGTATTGGTATGCGCCGGAAGAAAAAACGGCCCGGCCGAAGAAGACAGCTTATGTGCCGGCGCTTTTGCGGAATACCTCAGGCAAAATTATTTTGGCTATTCCTTTTCCAAGATATCGATGGATGCCTATTATTTGTATAAAATAAACGCTATAAATCTCCATGACCGGGTTTATAAAAGTCCCAGCGGCCAAAACCTGATTGGCATGGGATTAAAGGTTGATATAGACTTTTGTTTGCGCAAAGACGTTTATTCCGTAGTAGCCCTGTACAAAAACGGCGTTATCAAAAAAATTAAAAATAATGAAATGTATTAA
- a CDS encoding segregation and condensation protein A, with protein sequence MNLLAYQIKLPVFEGPFDLLFHLIEKNEVDIYDIPIATITEQYLEYLAQMQMLDLEIASEFLVMAARLLHIKARMLLPKPPREPADDEEEVELEDPRDELVERLLEYKKFKQVADFLKQREEEQEKIYVRPNEEEMFIHLFSEENPLEGIDLSKLLKALKEVFQRAEQVETTGEIPRDEVSIRDKMREIRRRLFFLPRGISFKDLLASQASKVEIIVTFLALLELIKLKQVKVSQPKVFGEIMIFSCFDTLEPDEWDADAEGSDLN encoded by the coding sequence GTGAACCTGTTGGCTTATCAAATAAAACTGCCCGTTTTTGAGGGACCTTTTGACCTGTTGTTTCACCTTATCGAAAAAAATGAGGTGGATATTTATGATATTCCCATTGCCACCATTACTGAGCAGTACCTGGAATACCTTGCCCAAATGCAGATGCTGGACCTGGAAATAGCCAGTGAGTTTTTGGTGATGGCTGCCCGCCTGCTGCATATCAAGGCCAGAATGCTGTTGCCCAAACCGCCCAGGGAACCGGCTGACGATGAAGAAGAAGTTGAATTGGAAGACCCGCGTGATGAACTGGTCGAAAGGCTGCTTGAATACAAAAAGTTTAAACAGGTGGCGGATTTCTTGAAACAGCGGGAAGAAGAGCAGGAAAAGATCTATGTTCGTCCGAATGAGGAAGAGATGTTCATCCATCTTTTCAGTGAGGAAAACCCCCTGGAAGGGATAGACCTGTCCAAGTTGCTGAAGGCGTTAAAAGAAGTCTTTCAAAGGGCTGAGCAGGTTGAGACAACCGGAGAAATACCCAGAGATGAAGTATCCATCCGGGACAAGATGCGTGAGATTAGGAGACGCCTGTTTTTCTTGCCCCGGGGGATTTCCTTTAAAGACCTTCTTGCTTCCCAGGCCTCGAAAGTGGAAATTATCGTTACATTTCTGGCCCTGCTGGAACTGATTAAATTAAAACAGGTCAAGGTTTCACAGCCTAAGGTATTTGGCGAGATAATGATTTTCAGTTGTTTTGACACTTTAGAGCCGGACGAATGGGACGCCGATGCGGAAGGGAGTGACCTGAATTGA
- the scpB gene encoding SMC-Scp complex subunit ScpB, producing the protein MFPADNKAAIECLLFVAKEPLTPKNISQIIGIPEEDVKDLVFQLMKEYEREDRGIQVVEVAHGYQMCTKKQYADYIEKLYKPQTHYGLSRAALETLAIIAYKQPITRAEVEAIRGVKIDSSLGTLLDKNLVREVGRREGPGRPILFGTTPSFLRYFGLKDLSELPAPEEFLTQNTVEDFSEDHSKEGANTGGIG; encoded by the coding sequence ATGTTTCCGGCAGATAACAAAGCGGCTATTGAATGCCTGCTTTTTGTCGCCAAGGAGCCTTTAACGCCAAAGAATATAAGCCAAATTATCGGCATTCCGGAAGAAGATGTAAAGGATCTGGTGTTTCAGTTAATGAAGGAATACGAACGGGAAGATAGGGGCATTCAGGTTGTGGAAGTGGCGCATGGTTACCAGATGTGTACCAAAAAGCAGTATGCTGATTATATAGAAAAATTATACAAGCCGCAAACCCATTATGGCCTGTCCAGAGCCGCTTTGGAAACCCTGGCCATCATCGCCTACAAACAGCCTATTACCAGGGCGGAAGTAGAAGCCATCCGCGGTGTGAAAATAGACAGTTCTCTAGGAACTCTGTTGGACAAGAATTTAGTGCGGGAGGTTGGGCGCAGGGAGGGGCCCGGACGCCCTATTCTTTTTGGTACTACTCCCAGTTTTTTGCGGTACTTTGGCTTGAAAGATCTGAGCGAACTGCCTGCACCGGAAGAATTTCTCACCCAGAATACCGTGGAGGACTTTTCGGAGGACCATTCGAAGGAAGGAGCAAACACAGGAGGGATTGGCTAA
- the ytfJ gene encoding GerW family sporulation protein: protein MAEHPIEGLMKTAMESIKEMVDVNTIVGDPVETPDGSVIIPVSRVACGFAAGGGEFESGSDRNQQKQDQQQDGTSIPFGGGSGAGVSVQPVGFLVVGQGQIRLLPVDGNAMVDRLIDVAPQILSQIQGMFQRGNKKREEEKIQC from the coding sequence ATGGCGGAACACCCCATTGAGGGATTAATGAAAACTGCAATGGAAAGTATAAAAGAGATGGTTGATGTGAATACCATAGTCGGCGACCCGGTGGAGACTCCTGATGGAAGCGTGATAATCCCGGTAAGTCGTGTGGCTTGTGGCTTCGCGGCGGGTGGCGGAGAATTTGAGAGCGGGTCGGACCGTAACCAGCAGAAACAGGACCAACAGCAGGATGGAACATCTATTCCTTTTGGTGGAGGCAGTGGAGCGGGGGTTTCGGTACAGCCGGTAGGATTTCTGGTAGTAGGGCAGGGACAGATCCGCCTGTTGCCTGTTGACGGAAACGCTATGGTTGATCGCTTAATAGACGTAGCACCGCAGATACTGTCCCAAATACAGGGTATGTTTCAAAGAGGCAATAAAAAACGTGAGGAAGAAAAAATACAGTGTTAA
- a CDS encoding 4Fe-4S dicluster domain-containing protein: MNEISRRTFFKRTLASIAASTLVLASGNKTVEAGDTVQYGTFIDLTRCDGCAGKDVPACVNACREKNQHNFPQPQEPIQPYWPQTKFEDWSRKKHLTDKLTPYNWTYVQPVEVKHNGKTFKLNIPRRCMHCDNPPCANLCPFGVHNKTKEGAVVIDRNYCMGGAKCRDVCPWDIPQRQAGVGIYLKMAPKLAGGGVMYKCDLCIDLVKKGQEPSCVQACPQKALIFGEKEEMRKLAHRRAKEISGYIYGEKENGGTSTFYVSPVPFDKIHKSIMAKKKQAPKPERIGIPGMKPAVENYLDSANGTLAGYLIAPVAGAFAAGITAIKTMKGEE; this comes from the coding sequence ATGAATGAAATTTCCCGGCGTACATTTTTTAAAAGAACACTGGCATCAATAGCGGCAAGCACCCTGGTTCTGGCATCCGGAAATAAAACCGTAGAAGCCGGTGACACTGTACAGTACGGAACTTTTATTGATTTAACCAGGTGTGACGGATGTGCCGGAAAAGACGTTCCCGCATGTGTAAACGCATGTAGGGAAAAGAACCAGCATAATTTTCCTCAACCTCAGGAACCCATTCAACCTTACTGGCCCCAAACCAAATTTGAGGATTGGTCCAGGAAAAAACACCTTACTGATAAGTTAACACCCTATAACTGGACTTATGTCCAACCCGTAGAAGTCAAACATAACGGTAAAACATTCAAACTGAATATACCTCGTAGGTGTATGCATTGTGATAATCCGCCATGCGCCAATCTGTGTCCATTTGGTGTGCATAATAAGACCAAGGAGGGCGCGGTGGTAATCGATAGGAACTATTGTATGGGCGGCGCTAAATGCCGCGACGTCTGCCCCTGGGATATCCCCCAGCGCCAGGCCGGAGTAGGCATATACCTAAAAATGGCTCCTAAACTGGCCGGCGGCGGTGTAATGTACAAATGTGACCTATGCATCGATCTGGTCAAAAAAGGCCAGGAGCCGTCCTGCGTGCAAGCTTGCCCGCAGAAAGCCCTTATATTTGGGGAAAAAGAAGAAATGCGTAAACTGGCTCACCGCAGGGCCAAAGAAATCAGCGGTTACATTTACGGTGAGAAAGAAAACGGAGGAACTTCCACCTTTTATGTGTCTCCCGTACCCTTTGATAAGATTCATAAATCCATCATGGCCAAAAAGAAACAGGCGCCTAAACCTGAGCGCATAGGAATACCGGGTATGAAACCTGCAGTAGAAAACTACCTTGATTCTGCTAACGGTACTCTTGCCGGTTATTTGATAGCGCCTGTTGCCGGTGCCTTTGCGGCAGGGATAACGGCAATAAAAACTATGAAGGGAGAAGAGTAA